The following DNA comes from Bradyrhizobium sp. SK17.
CAGGCCATCGAGGCGCTGGGCTACATCCCGCATGCGCCGGCGCGCATCCTGTCGTCACGCCGTTCCCGCACCCTCGGCGCGATCGTGCCGACCATCGACAACACGATGTTCGCGCGCGGCATCGCTTCGCTCCAACAATATCTCTCGTCGGTCGGATATATGCTGTTCCTCACCACCAGCGGATACGATCTGGATGTCGAATTGCAGCAGGCGCGCAACCTGATCAGCCGCGGCGTCGACGGCCTCGTGCTGCGCGGCGATTGCCATCACGACGGATTGCGCAAGCTGCTCGCTGACAACGCGGTACCCTTCATCAATGTCGGCATCTACCAGCCGGACCGGCCCTACCCTTGCGTCGGAACCAACAACGAAGCCGCGGCCCACCGTGCGGCCACCCATGTCATCGAACTCGGCCACCGCCGCATCGGGATCGTCTCGGCGCTTCAGCGCAACAACGACCGCGCCAGCGCGCGCGTCGCCGGGTTCCGACGAGCGCTGGCCGAGAATCATCTCGAATTGCCTGCACGATGGCATGTCGAAGTGCCCTATACGCTGGACGACGCACGCGAAGCGGCGCGCCACCTCCTCAATCTGGAAGACCGCCCGACAGCGGTGGTGTGCGGCAACGACGTCATTGCCTATGGCGTGTTGCTCGAGGCGGAGCGCAGCGGATTTTCGGTGCCGCGCGATCTCTCCGTGGTCGGTTTCGACGACCTCGACTGGAGCCGCCATTTGCGGCCGAGCCTGACCACGATCCACGTTCCGACCGGGGAAACCTGGCAGCGCGCCGGTGAATATTTGGTCCGCAGCCTCGCCGGCGAACAGGCGATCATGCATCGCGAAATCGACTTTTCGCTCGTGGTCCGGGAATCGACGGCCGCGCCCTCCAAGCCCTGAAATGAGATCCTGCCGATGAGTTCCAATTTCACTCTCGCCCCCGGCTTCCACGCCGTCGTGATCGGCGGCGCCGGTGACATCGGCGCGGCCATCAGCAACCAGTTCTGCGATCTCGGGGCGACGGTGACCGCAACGGGCGCCAATGAAGCCGACCTCGCTCGTACGCTGCTCGAGCCGCGCGCCGGCCTCGCGCTCGCGACGCTCGACGTGACGAACGACGACGCCGTCATGTCATTCGCCCGGCAACACCGGCGCGTCGACGCACTGGTCAACTGCGCCGGCATTCTCGCCCGCGACAAGGAGTTCGAGATCGAGACCTTCATGAAGGTGCTCGACGTCAACCTGACCGGTAGCTTCCGGACCTGCATGGCGTTTCGGTCCCTGCTGGCCGAGAGTAAAGGTTCGATCGTCAACATCGCCTCGATGAACGCGACGCTGGCGCTGCCGCGCATTCCCGCCTATTGCGCGAGCAAAGGTGGCGTCGTGATGCTGACCAAGGCGCTGGCGCTCGCCTGGGCCGAGCAAGGCATTCGCGTCAACGCGGTGGCGCCCGGCTACATCGAAACCGCGATCAACGCGGCGGGCCGAACCGACCGCGCGCATTACCTGCGCATCGCCGACCGCACGGCTTTCAAACGATGGGGACAGCCGGAGGACATCGCCGGCGCCGTGGCATTTCTCTGCATGCCGGCATCCCGTTATGCGACCGGAACGGTCGTTGCGGTGGACGGCGGTTTCCTGGCCGGATGAGCGCCGAAGCGCGCTCACATATTCGCGCCGCTCCAAGAAAAGCTGGAGAATTTCGCACTTTGCGTCGATCCTATGTGGGGATCTACGCCTCCGCTAACGCTCCGGCTGCCAAAAGCCGATCGATCTCATCCGGCGCAATGCCCCAATCGACAAGCGCTGCTCGGCTGTCGCGCCCCGGCATCGGCGGCGTCCGGCTGAGCTCGGAATGTGTACGCGAGAAGCGTGGAGCCGGCTGTGGGTGCCGTAAGCCGTCAAACACGGCATACGCGCTTCGCGCCGTCATCTGCGGATGGGACGGCGCCTCGTCGATCGACAGCACCGGCGCCAGGCAGGCATCGCAGCCCATCGCGGCGGCCACCCATTCATCGCGCGTTCGTTCAGCAAATATCGCGGCGAACCGTTGCCGCATCTGCGGCCATGCCGAACGATCGTTCTGGGCAGGCAGTCCCTCGATGCCAAGTCCCATGACGGTCAGCAGGTTGGCGTAGAAATGCGGCTCGATCGCCCCGACCGCGACAAACCTCTCGTCCTTGGTCTGATAGGTGCGGTAGAACGGTGCACCGCCATCGACGATGTTATCGGTCCGCCGTCCGGTCCAACTGCCCTGCTGCCGGAAGGCTTGAAATGCCGACATCAGGTGGGTGACGCCGTCGATCATGGCAACGTCGACAGTTTGCCCCCGTCCCGATCGTCGCGCTTCCATGGCCGCCGACAAGACCCCGACCACCAGATAGAGGGCGCCGCCGCCGAGATCGGCCACGAGATTGAGCGGAGGCGGCGGAGGCCGATCGGCATCGCCGAGGCAATGCAGCGCGCCGGTGAGCGCGAGGTAGTTGATATCGTGCCCCGCCTCCTGTGCCAGCGGCCCCTCCTGCCCCCAACCCGTCATGCGCGCATAGGTCAACCGCGGGTTCGCGGCGTGGCACACGTCGGGCCCGAGCCCGAGCCGCTCCATCACCGTTGGACGAAACCCCTCGATCAAGGCATCCGCCTCGGCGATGAGTTTCAATGCCGTGGCGATTGCTTGCGGCCGCTTCAGATCGAGCGCCACCGAGCGCTTGTTGCGATTATAGAAGTCGAACCGGGCCGGCAGGTCGGGTTCGACGCCCGGTTTCGCTATTCGATCGATCCGCACAACATCGGCGCCGAGGTCGCCGAGCAGCGCGCCGGCGAACGGTGCGGGTCCGATGCCGCCCATCTCCACGACGCGAAAGCCTTGCAAAGGTCCCGTCAAGGCGAACTCCTTTCGTCACACTTGGCGTCGCTATCAGCGGTGAAAGCGCACGACGTCATCGATCCGCGCCCGCTCGACGCGCGCCGCGTTGGCGCTGACGCCGTCGTCCTCATAGCCGAACGAGATGCCGAACAGCAGTTTGTAGCTGCCGGGAATGTCGAGCTGTTCGCGGACGATATCCGGAAACAGGCCGAGTGCACCCTGCGCGCAGGAGCCGATGCCCCGCGCCGTCAATGCCAGCATCAGGGTCTGCGCATACATGCCGATATCGGTCGCCTCGCGCGTATCGAACGGCTCCGGCATGAAAATGAAGACGGCATGCGGCGCATCGAAGAATGCATGATTGCGAACGTAGGCCAGCTTGCGTCCCGCCTTGTCGCTCCGCGCCACGCCCATCGCACCATACAGCGCCTGCGCCGCGCCGACCTGGCGTTCGCGATAAACGCCGGAATACTTGCCGTCGGCCGGCCAGTCCGGCTTGATCGGCTCGTCGCGCATTCCCGCCGCGACCAGGGCTTCACGAAGGCGCATGAGCTTCGTCCCCGACACCACATGGGGCGTCCAGGGCTGCACGTTGCAGTTGGAGGGTGCGTATTGGGCGATCGCAAAGATCTCCTGCAAATCCGCCTCGGGCACTTCGCGCGCAAGAAAGCCGCGCACCGAGCGCCGACGGCGGATCGCCTCATCGACATTCATCATCGGCTGCTCCGCCATGCTCAGGGATCGTTCGCGATCAGCGCCATGCCGCGCGTCGCATAGGCGTGGGCGAGACGCCGCCCCACATTCGCGGCATCCGGCAGGACGCTGTTGCCGAGATCGCCTCGGGCCGCCACGCCGGCGCTTCCGACCGCCCCGCGAAACATCGCGAAGACCTGGTGAAACGCGGTCAGGCGCTCGCTCGCACAGGTGAGCTCGTAATAGCGATCGAGATATTCCGCTTCAGTGGGAATGCCCATCTCCGCAAGCGTGCAGCCAAGCAGCCCTCCGTTCTCGTCCGGTGCCATGCGCCAGGCCTGGCTGTTGAAGGCAAGGTCGACAAGCGGATGCCCGAGCGTCGACAATTCCCAATCGAGCACCCCGATCACGCGCGGCTCGGTTTGATGGAAGATCACATTCGCCATGCGGAAATCGCCATGACATAGCGCCAGGGTCTCGCTGGTCGGCACGCGCTCGGCCAGCCAACGCACCATTCTGTCCAGCGCCGGGTTGTCGTCGTCGCCGCGGCGGTACTCAGCCCAGAGCCTGGACCAACGATTGAGCTGGCGGGCGAAATAGTTTCCCGGCCGGCCGAAGTCGCCGAGCCCGACCGCTTTGTAGTCGAGCTGGTGGATGCCTGCGAGGGTTGCGCACATCGAGCGATAGCAGGCGGCCCGCTCCTCGCACGCAAAGCCGCGCAAGCCGTAGTCGTAGACCACCCGCCCCTCCAGCCATTCCATCAGATAGAACGGCGTGCCAAGGATCTCCGGATCCTCGCAATAGCGATAGGGCCTGGGCGTCGGGACGGCGCTGCCCTGAAGCGCCACCAGCACCCGATATTCGCGATCGATGGCGTGCGCCGACGGCATCAGGATGTTGTTCGGCTGCTTGCGCAGCACCGCGCGCCAGTCGCCACGCGTCACAAAATAGGTCGGGTTCGACATCCCGCCGCTGGTGCGCGCGACGACCGTCGTGCCGCGTCCGCCCAGCCACTCCCGCAGGTAGGCATCGAGCCGGCGAAGGTCGAAGTCGGGGCCGCCATCACGCGCCTGCACGCTCATCGCGACTAGCTCGCGCTCTTGCCGCTGAAGCCGAACAGGTATTGTGCGACCCGACGCATCTGCACCTCTTCGGTCCCTTCCGTGATGCGGTAGCGGCGATGATGGCGGTAGATGTGTTCGAACGGCATGGCACGGCTGTAGCCCATGCCGCCATGCACCTGCATGGCGCGATCGGCGGCCTCGCAGCACAAGCGGTTGGCGCGGAAATTACAGATCGACACCATGTCGCTGATCGTGAGCGGGTTCTGGCGATCCATCTGCCATGCGGTGCGGAAGATGAAGTTGCGGAGCATCTGATACTCCGCCCAAAGCTCGACCAGCGGAAACTGCACCGCCTGCTTCTTGGCCAGCGGCTCGCCGAAGGCGACGCGCGATCTGGCGTAGTTGACGGCCTCCTGGATGCAGTAGCGCGCCGCGCCGGCGCTGGCGGCCGCCTGCCGGATGCGGTTCTCGTGGACAAAGCGTTGCGCGACGACGAGACCCTCGCCTTCCCGGTGCAGGATCGCGCTGTCGGGCACCCGTACATTGACGAGCTCCGTCTCCGCGTGATCGCTCGGCATGTTGAAGGTCCAGTGGTTGTACAGCACATTGTGACCGCTGGTATCGGTCGGCACGATAAACGCGGTGATGCCCTTGGCCTCGCCCGGCTTGCCCGAGGTGCGCGCGAACACCAGGTTGGCGTGTGCCCGAGCCACCTGGCTGTTCCAGCGCTTGCGGCCGTTGATGACCCAGTGATTGCCGTCGCGCACGCCCGTGGTCTCGAGCCAGGTCGCGTCGCTGCCATGTCCCGGCTCGGTCAGGCCGAACGAGAGATGCTTTTTCCCCGTGATGATCCCCTCGATGTAGGTCTTCTGCTCCTCGGTTCCATAATCGGCCAATGCCGGGATGATCGGGAAATTGCCAACGATGGAGGACTCGTCCTGGAGATCGTTGTGCAGACCGAGCCCCTTGGCCGCGAGATGCTCGCGGATCGCGGCGATCGCGAGGTTCGACGCGCCCTGACCGCCACACGATTTCGGCAGCCCGTAGCGAAGATGCCCGGCCTTGTCGGCGCGGCGCTCCATTTCGCCGATCAATGCCCGCCAGTCATCGCGGGGGCGGCCGTCATTGTCCCAATCGGTGCGGGCGTTCTCACGCCGGTGGTCGAAGAACCTGATATTGTTGCGTTCGAGCGGCTTGATCTCGGCCTCGATGAAGGCATCGAGCTCGGCGAGCTTGTCGGTGATCTCCTTCGGAAGTTCGAAATCCACGGCGCCTCTCCTGTTTCTGTTCTTGTTGAGCTGCCTGGCCTGCTAGAGCGCGATCCGGCCAAAGGGATGGGTGCTGCTGACGCCACCATCGACCGACAGCAGTTGGCCGTCCACGTAGGACGAATCATCGCTCGCCAGGAAGGCCGCGGCCGCGGCGATTTCCTCGGAACGTCCCGGACGCTTCAGCGGCGTGACATGCCCGAGCTTGGCTTCGACGCCGCGCGCCCGCGCGTCCTCGAACACCTTGCGCGTCAGTTGCGTCTCGACCAATCCGGGGAGCACCGCGTTGACGCGGACGCCGGTACCGGCAAAGGCGTTGGCGGCCGTCTGCGCCAGATTGTTCACGGCGGCCTTGCTCGCGCTGTAGGAGATCGCGCCGGCATTGGCGCGGAGCGAAGCGGCGGATGATGTCAGGATGATCGAGCCACGGCCCTGCGCCGTCATGTGGCGGCCGGCATATTTGATGGCGAGGAAGCAACTGATCGTGTTGATGCGATAGACCTCGGACCATTCGTCGACGGTCTGCTCGAGCAGCGGCGTATTGGTCCCGGTGACGCCGATATTGGCGAAGAAGACCTCGAGCCCGCCGAATTCGTCGACGCAACGCGTTACGATCGCGGCCACATTCACCTCGACCGCGGCATCCGTGATCATGGCGGACGCGACCCCGCCCTCGGCCCGGATCGCAGCAGCGACCTCTTCGGCATTGCCGGCGCGACCGACCACCAGGACCGACGCACCTTCGCGCGCGAAGCGGATGGCGCTGGCGCGACCGATTCCACTGCCACCGCCGGTGACCACCGCGCGCCTGCCCTCGAGCCGCTTCATGCGCTTTCTCCTATTTTGCCGGAACGGTCCAACCGCCGTCGGCGGTGATGACCGCGCCCTGGATGTAGCTGGCGTCATCGCTCGCAAGGAACGCCGCAAGCGCCGCGATCTCCTCGGGCGCGCCGAAGCGCCCGGCGGGCATCTCGCCCTGACGGGTTGCGATCGTCGCCTCGTCGAACTGCGCGATCGATGCCGGCGTTCCGATCATGCCGGGCGCAATCACGTTGACGCGGATCTTGCTCGCAGCCAGTTCGGTCGCCGAGGCACGCGAGAGCCCGACCACGCCGGCCTTCAGCGCAGAATAGGCGATGGAATCCTTGGCTGGATGGAACGCCGATACCGAACTCAGATTGACGATCGAGCCGCCGCCACGCCGTACCATCTGCGGCACCACGGCCTGCGTACTCCAGATCAGACCATGCACGCCGACGGCAAACATCCGCTCCAGCGTATCGACCGCGATGTCCGCCAGGGGTTCGAAGCGTGCGAACACCGCATTGTTGACCAGCACGGCGACCGGCGCATTGAACTCGCTCTCGACGCGCGCAAACAGCGTGTGAACGTCCTCGCGCCGCCCGATATCGACCTCGTATCCTCTCGCATCGAAGCCCATGTCATTGAGCCGGCCGACGGCGGGCTCCAGGCGGCGCGCGCTGATATCGACACAGGCAAGTCGCCCGCCCTCCCGGCCGAACCGCTCGGCGATAGCGAAACCGATCCCGCGCGCGGCGCCGGTGACGACGCAAACGCGATCCTTGAGGCGCGCGTTCATGCGCTGGCCTTGGCGGGTTCAGCGAACGCCTTGGCGATTTCGCGGAGCTGATACTTCTGCACCTTGCCAGCCGGCGTCTTCGGCAGGTCGTCGACGATCTCGATGCGTTCCGGCCAATACTGCTTGGCGACCTTGTGCTCGGCCATGTGCGCCTGCACGGTGGCGAGATCGAGCGTCGCGCCCGGCCGCAGCACCACGAATGCGCAAGCGCGCTCCCCAAGCCGCGCGTCCGGATAGCCGACGATGGCGACCGAGAGCACGGCAGGCAGCTTGAACATCAGGTTTTCGATGTCGAAGACCGGGACGTTTTCCCCGCCGCGAATGATGATGTCCTTGATGCGGCCGTCGATCCGGATGTAGCCCTCGTCGTCCATATAGGCCATGTCGCCGGTATCGAACCAACCTTCGGCATCGAATGGCTCCATGTCCTCCCGCTTGTAGTAGCCGAGGAACATCTGCGCACCGCGGACCTTGAGCAGCCCGCGCTCGCCGACTGCGGCCGGCGAACCGTCCATGCGCAACACCTTGACCGCGACGCCTTCAACCGGACGGCCGTCGGTTTTCGACGATTTTTCCAGCGCGCGCTCCGGTTCAGTCAGCGTGCTGGCGAGCGACTCGGTCATGCCCCAGAGCGAGCAGACCTTGAGGTCGAGCTCGCGATAGGCGCGATCGATCAGCGCCGGCGGAATCGGCGCACCGGCGCAGAGGAATTTGCGCAGTTCGGCCGGCTTCGCCGCGCCCGCCGCCACCGCCTCGCACATATCGGCCAGGAACGTCGCGGCGCCGGCCGAATAGGTCACGCCCTCCTTGGCCATGATCGAGACGCCGCGTTTCGGCTCCCAGATGTCCTGGAAGATCACCGTGGCGCCGATCTTCAGGCCAAGCAGCATGCCGGCGGCAAAGCCGGTCATGTGGCCGAGCGGCGAGCAGACCAGCATGGTATCGGTGGCATTGAGGCCGAACCGTCCACCGAGCCCGATGCAGCAGCCCATCAGCGTGTTGAGGCAATGCATCACGCCCTTCGGAGAGCCCGTGGTTCCCGACGTGAACATCAGCACCGCCATCCGGTCGGCCGGCATCGCGCCGATCTCGCCCAGCGGTGGCGGGCCGAGGCGTTCGCTGCCGGACAGCAACGCCTGTTCGAAGCTGCCGGGCCCCTCGCCGTCCACCACGATGACCTGCGCGAGCTTCGGCAGGCCCGGTTTCAACGCGCGCGCCATCGCCTCGTGATCGAAGCCACGGAACAGCTTTGGCACGACCAGGAGCTTGGTCTCGGCGAAGCCGAGCATGTAGTTGAGCTCATGCTCGCGGAAGATCGGCATCAGGGGATTGACGACCGCGCCGACCCGGAACGCTGCCAGGGCAATCACCGCGAACTCCCACCAGTTCGGCAGCTGAACCGATACGACATCGCCTGCACCGACACCGAGACGACGGAGTGAGGCGGCCGCACGCGAGATCAGATCGCCGAGTTCCGCGTAGCTCAACCGCTTGGGCGCGTCGCGATCGGCGCGGTCCGCCATCAGCGCGAGCTTGTCGGGCGCAGCAGCGATCGTCTGCTGCAGGAACTCGTCAAAACTCTTGTCGACCCAGAAACCGCTCGCACGCATCGCGCGCGCATGCGCCACGGGATCGAAACGACGCTCGCTCATGACGCTGCCTCCATGACGATTGATCGATGCACTTGACGGCATTTTCGTGCGCTAGTGTATTATATTTGAAATGGACTGCAACAGCTATTTGGATGATAGTTCGAGTATCAGTTGGAACACGCCGATTGTTGCTTCGTGAGCTAGTGCATTAGTTTGGCTCACAGCGGAATCACAAGGGAGGCAGGCATGAAGGCGGCAGTCCTGGAACGGCGCGGCGCGGACGGCGTGGTCTGGCGGGATTTCCCCGATCCCGTGCCGGCGGCCGGCGAGTCCGTGCTGAAAGTCGCAGCCGCGTCGGTCAATCGTGTCGATCTCTACATGCGCGATAATGGCAGCGGCATCACCCACGTTCTGCCGCAGGTGATGGGGGTCGAGGCCGCCGGCGAGGTCGTCGAGGCGGCTCCGGGCAGCGGCTTGAGGCCGGGCATGAAGGCCGTGCTGTTCTCCGAAGCCTTTTGCGGCAAGTGCCGCTATTGCCTGGCTGGCGACCAGCCGCTCTGCGAGAACGTCAGGATCATGGGTGAGCATCGCCATGGCGGCTTCGCCGACTACATCGCGATGCCCAGCCGTTGCTTCGTTCCCCTCCCCGACGACGCCGATCTCGTGGCCGCGGGTGCACTGATGACCGGCCATCTCACCGCCTGGCGCATGCTGTTCGGCAAACGCGCGCTGCAACCCGGCGAAAGCGTCATGATCGTCGGCATCGGCGGCGGCGTCGCGGTCGCCTGCCTGCAACTTGCCAAGCTGGTCGGCGCCCGCGCCTTCGTCACCTCCTCCAGCGACGAGAAGCTCGCCAGAGCCGCAGCATTGGGAGCGGACGGCGGGGTCAATTATCGACGCGACGAGGTTTCGGCCGCCATCCAGCAGATGAGCGGCGGCGGGGTCGACATGGTGATCGACAGCGTCGGCGAAGCGAGTTGGGGACAATCGCTGCGTTCCCTGCGACGCGGCGGCCGTCTCGTCACCTGTGGCGCCACCACCGGCTCCAATCCACCGGCCGATCTGCAACGGGTGTTCATCCGCCAGCTTGAAATCTATGGCTCGACCGGCGGCAGCATCGGTGAATTCCGTCAATTGCTCGACGTATTCAATCGCGGCCTAGTCAAGCCGGTGATCGATTGCTCATTCAAGATGTCGGACGCCCCTTCGGCGCTGGCGCGTCTCGCTTCGGGAGCGCAGTTCGGAAAGGTGTCGCTCGTGGCGTAGCGAGGCGCCACGGGCGAAACGAGCCCGACGTCACATCTTGCAGGCTGGATCGACGGGCGCAATGATGTCCGCTCCCGGCTCGATCTTCTTGATCTGATAGGTCGGCTTGCCCTCCGGGCCCATCACGATCTGGCTGATCGCCATCCGCCGCGCCGTCTGATGATCGCCCGCGCGGATCTCGACATCGCCCAGCACCGTTTCGGTCTTGAGGCCGGACAGCGCCGCGCGCACCGCGTTGATGTCGGTCGAATTCGCCTTCTGGAGCCCGGCTGCGATCAGTTGGATCGCGGCATACTGGTCCGCACTGGTGTAAGGCGGCAGCTCGCCATTGTATTTCTCTTTGTACGCCTTCACGAAGGCTTCGGCCTGCGCGCCAGGGAAGCCAGCCACGAAGCCGATGTTCTGGTAGACGCCGAGCACCGTCTCGCCTTGCGCCGGCAAGGTTTGCGGGATCACGAAGGAGTTGCCCAGCACCATCTTGTATTTCTTGAACAGGCCGAATTGGTGCTGCTGCTTGGCGAGATTGATGGCGTCGCTGCCAAAGATCGTGACGAACAGGCCCTCGGCGGGATCAGCCCCGAGCTCGGAAATCTTGGCGCCGAAATCCGGCGTGCCATTGGGTGAAAACAGGGTCTTTCCGATCGTTCCGCCCTGCGACGTCACCAGCGCCTTGAACTTGTCGGCGGAATCGCGCCCGGCGGCATAGTCGACCGCGATGATGTCCCATTTCTTGATGCCCAGGTCCTTCAGGAACTCCCTGAACGTGCCCATGATCATGGAGTCGTTGGCATTGACCCGGAAATAGTTCGGCGTGCAGTTCTTACCGGTCAGTCCGTCGGCATTCGCCATCACTTCCAGCATGATGGCCTTCAACGTCGGAAGCTTGGCCTGGAGGGCCGGCGTCACCGCCGACGTGTCCATACCGGTGATGAACATCGCGCCATCCTTCTGGACCGCGCGGGTGGCACCGTCCACCGCGGTATCGGGCGTGCCGGGGTAGGAGATGAAGGTCGCTTCGAGCTTCTTGCCGGCCGCGCCGCCGGCGGCGTTGATCTGTTCGATCGCGAGGTTGACCGCCTTGACCTGGGTGTCTTTCAGGCCGGCGAGCGGTCCGCTGTCGATCAGCAGCACGCCGATCTTGACCGTGTCCTCAGCCAGCGCCGCGCTGCCGACGGCCAGCGCGATCGCGGCGCCGATCGTCGCCGCACGCAGGATTCCGAAAACCGACCCCACCGATGATGTCCTCATTGCTCCCCTCCTTCGTTTTTTAGAGCGCCATGAGCGCCTGATTCTCCGGTGCGCCGATGGCGGCGATCGCGCCTGTCCCGACGACCTCGCCCTTTGCCAGGATGACGAAGCGATCGGTGGCGCGCTTGACGAGGCTGAGGTGCTGCTCGACCACGAGCACGCCGGTCCCGGCGCCGCGGATGGTGTTGAGGGTGTCGACAAGACCGTCGATCAGAACCGGTGAAAGACCCTCCGAAGGCTCGTCGAGCAGGATGAGGCTCGGGTTGGCCATCAAGGCCCGCCCGATCGCCAACATCTGCTGCTGGCCGCCGCTCAGCATGGTGCCGAGCCGATCGGCCCGCTCCTCGAGCACCGGAAACAACTGGTAGATGGTCTTCAAGGTCCAGTGCCCGGCCCGACCGGTCGACCGGCCCAGCAGCAGGTTCTCCTTGACGGTGAGGTTCGGCAGGATGCGTCGTCCCTGCGGCGCGATCGAGACGCCGAGCTTCGCGGCGGTGTAACCCGGCAGGCCGTCGATCCGACGATCACGAACCCAGATCTCGCCGGATCGGATATTGGTCTCGCGAAACACGGAGAGCAGTAGCGTCGACTTGCCGGCCCCGTTGCGGCCGACCAGGGCCACCGACTCGCCCTCCTCGACCGTCAAGTCGATGCCACGCAGCACGGTCGACGCGCCATAGCCGGCAAACAGCGACTGGATCCGCAGCGCGCTCATGCCGCGGTCCCCAGATACGCAGCGATGACGCGATGGTCGGCCCGGATCGCCTCCGGCGTCCCCGTCGCGAGGTGCCGTCCGAGATCGAGCACGGTGACCATGCCGCAGCAGGCGAACACCGCGTCGACATCGTGCTCGACCACCACGGCAGCAATCCTGCGTTCGCGAACGAGGTCGCGCACATGCTCGAACAGCCGCAGCGTCTCCACGGCGGAGAGACCGGCGCCCGGCTCATCCATTAACAGAAGCCGCGGACGGCCAATCAGCGCCAAGGCGACGTCGACCCGGCGCTGCACGCCGTAAGCGATGCGTCCGGCCTTCTGATCGAGAAAGCCGCCCAGATCCATAACCTCGATGACGTCATCGAGCTGGTCGTCGCCGAGATTCTGTGCGACGAGTTCGAGCTGGTCACGCACGGCTAGGTCCTGGAAGATGCTGGTGCGCTGGAACGACCGTGCCATGCCCTGCCGGCGGCGCCAACTGATCGACCGATGCGTGATGTCCTCGCCGCAATATCGAACGCGCCCCGATGTCGGCCGCCGCCGGCCGCAGATCGCGTCGAGCAGCGTGGACTTGCCGGCGCCGTTCGGGCCGATGATCCCGTGCAGCACACCATCGCCGCGCACCGCGAGATCGACGTCGGTCAAGGCCTGCACCGAACCATAGCTCACCGACAGTTTCTCGATCGCGAGCATGTCAGGACGCCTCCCGCCGCCGGCCGAGCCGTTTCGACAGGCCGGACAATCCGCCGACGACGCCGCGCGGGAACACGACGATGAAGAGCACGATCGCAATCCCGGTCAGCAGTTGCGTGAGCCCGCGCGCCCCGAACTC
Coding sequences within:
- a CDS encoding AMP-binding protein; translation: MSERRFDPVAHARAMRASGFWVDKSFDEFLQQTIAAAPDKLALMADRADRDAPKRLSYAELGDLISRAAASLRRLGVGAGDVVSVQLPNWWEFAVIALAAFRVGAVVNPLMPIFREHELNYMLGFAETKLLVVPKLFRGFDHEAMARALKPGLPKLAQVIVVDGEGPGSFEQALLSGSERLGPPPLGEIGAMPADRMAVLMFTSGTTGSPKGVMHCLNTLMGCCIGLGGRFGLNATDTMLVCSPLGHMTGFAAGMLLGLKIGATVIFQDIWEPKRGVSIMAKEGVTYSAGAATFLADMCEAVAAGAAKPAELRKFLCAGAPIPPALIDRAYRELDLKVCSLWGMTESLASTLTEPERALEKSSKTDGRPVEGVAVKVLRMDGSPAAVGERGLLKVRGAQMFLGYYKREDMEPFDAEGWFDTGDMAYMDDEGYIRIDGRIKDIIIRGGENVPVFDIENLMFKLPAVLSVAIVGYPDARLGERACAFVVLRPGATLDLATVQAHMAEHKVAKQYWPERIEIVDDLPKTPAGKVQKYQLREIAKAFAEPAKASA
- a CDS encoding zinc-binding dehydrogenase, yielding MKAAVLERRGADGVVWRDFPDPVPAAGESVLKVAAASVNRVDLYMRDNGSGITHVLPQVMGVEAAGEVVEAAPGSGLRPGMKAVLFSEAFCGKCRYCLAGDQPLCENVRIMGEHRHGGFADYIAMPSRCFVPLPDDADLVAAGALMTGHLTAWRMLFGKRALQPGESVMIVGIGGGVAVACLQLAKLVGARAFVTSSSDEKLARAAALGADGGVNYRRDEVSAAIQQMSGGGVDMVIDSVGEASWGQSLRSLRRGGRLVTCGATTGSNPPADLQRVFIRQLEIYGSTGGSIGEFRQLLDVFNRGLVKPVIDCSFKMSDAPSALARLASGAQFGKVSLVA
- a CDS encoding ABC transporter substrate-binding protein, producing MRTSSVGSVFGILRAATIGAAIALAVGSAALAEDTVKIGVLLIDSGPLAGLKDTQVKAVNLAIEQINAAGGAAGKKLEATFISYPGTPDTAVDGATRAVQKDGAMFITGMDTSAVTPALQAKLPTLKAIMLEVMANADGLTGKNCTPNYFRVNANDSMIMGTFREFLKDLGIKKWDIIAVDYAAGRDSADKFKALVTSQGGTIGKTLFSPNGTPDFGAKISELGADPAEGLFVTIFGSDAINLAKQQHQFGLFKKYKMVLGNSFVIPQTLPAQGETVLGVYQNIGFVAGFPGAQAEAFVKAYKEKYNGELPPYTSADQYAAIQLIAAGLQKANSTDINAVRAALSGLKTETVLGDVEIRAGDHQTARRMAISQIVMGPEGKPTYQIKKIEPGADIIAPVDPACKM
- a CDS encoding ABC transporter ATP-binding protein, whose product is MSALRIQSLFAGYGASTVLRGIDLTVEEGESVALVGRNGAGKSTLLLSVFRETNIRSGEIWVRDRRIDGLPGYTAAKLGVSIAPQGRRILPNLTVKENLLLGRSTGRAGHWTLKTIYQLFPVLEERADRLGTMLSGGQQQMLAIGRALMANPSLILLDEPSEGLSPVLIDGLVDTLNTIRGAGTGVLVVEQHLSLVKRATDRFVILAKGEVVGTGAIAAIGAPENQALMAL
- a CDS encoding ABC transporter ATP-binding protein; translated protein: MLAIEKLSVSYGSVQALTDVDLAVRGDGVLHGIIGPNGAGKSTLLDAICGRRRPTSGRVRYCGEDITHRSISWRRRQGMARSFQRTSIFQDLAVRDQLELVAQNLGDDQLDDVIEVMDLGGFLDQKAGRIAYGVQRRVDVALALIGRPRLLLMDEPGAGLSAVETLRLFEHVRDLVRERRIAAVVVEHDVDAVFACCGMVTVLDLGRHLATGTPEAIRADHRVIAAYLGTAA